From the genome of Alosa alosa isolate M-15738 ecotype Scorff River chromosome 18, AALO_Geno_1.1, whole genome shotgun sequence, one region includes:
- the LOC125311394 gene encoding (E2-independent) E3 ubiquitin-conjugating enzyme FATS-like isoform X1, producing the protein MPADDLTDSQIHTERDVCVCSPKMPKVPGHISVLPFTHTHRLLTQTWPLRRKVLDSGQRISTIQRHRPTSDRNLSLQEALQLFRPDFISRSQSRMKRLEQRVLERRALYNKPLPWGAWHVHRGQNCTTPHPLSDNLYKPQERAISGKEMQLRSRRMYNRLPEVANRRQQEQRRVMSQTNRLRAEVFKKVWSQSAFSPPHIIIHKYILECTPGFAD; encoded by the exons ATGCCTGCAGATGACCTCACTGACTCTCAAATACATACCg agagagatgtgtgtgtgtgttctccaaaAATGCCAAAGGTCCCTGGGCATATCAGCGTcctcccattcacacacacgcaccgccTTCTCACACAAACGTGGCCTTTGAGGAGAAaag TGTTGGATTCTGGACAAAGAATTTCTACCATTCAGCGTCACAGACCAACTTCAGATAGAAACCTCAGCCTGCAG gaggcTCTACAGCTGTTCAGGCCAGACTTCATAAGTCGATCTCAGAGCCGAATGAAGCGATTGGAGCAGAGGGTCCTGGAGAGGCGGGCCCTTTACAACAAGCCCCTCCCATGGGGGGCATGGCATGTTCATAGAGGCCAGAACTGCACAACACCACACCCCTTAAGTG ATAATCTCTATAAACCACAAGAGAGAGCCATCTCTGGAAAGGAAATGCAGCTTCGATCTCGACG gatGTACAACAGGTTGCCAGAGGTTGCCAACAGGAGACAGCAGGAACAAAGGAGAGTGATGTCACAGACCAACCGCCTCAGAGCAGAGGTCTTCAAAAAGGTATGGTCACAGAGTGCATTCTCACCCCCACACATcatcatacataaatacatacttGAATGCACCCCAGGTTTTGCTGACTGA
- the LOC125311394 gene encoding (E2-independent) E3 ubiquitin-conjugating enzyme FATS-like isoform X2, with protein sequence MPADDLTDSQIHTERDVCVCSPKMPKVPGHISVLPFTHTHRLLTQTWPLRRKVLDSGQRISTIQRHRPTSDRNLSLQEALQLFRPDFISRSQSRMKRLEQRVLERRALYNKPLPWGAWHVHRGQNCTTPHPLSDNLYKPQERAISGKEMQLRSRRMYNRLPEVANRRQQEQRRVMSQTNRLRAEVFKKKLLDQVLQRNTD encoded by the exons ATGCCTGCAGATGACCTCACTGACTCTCAAATACATACCg agagagatgtgtgtgtgtgttctccaaaAATGCCAAAGGTCCCTGGGCATATCAGCGTcctcccattcacacacacgcaccgccTTCTCACACAAACGTGGCCTTTGAGGAGAAaag TGTTGGATTCTGGACAAAGAATTTCTACCATTCAGCGTCACAGACCAACTTCAGATAGAAACCTCAGCCTGCAG gaggcTCTACAGCTGTTCAGGCCAGACTTCATAAGTCGATCTCAGAGCCGAATGAAGCGATTGGAGCAGAGGGTCCTGGAGAGGCGGGCCCTTTACAACAAGCCCCTCCCATGGGGGGCATGGCATGTTCATAGAGGCCAGAACTGCACAACACCACACCCCTTAAGTG ATAATCTCTATAAACCACAAGAGAGAGCCATCTCTGGAAAGGAAATGCAGCTTCGATCTCGACG gatGTACAACAGGTTGCCAGAGGTTGCCAACAGGAGACAGCAGGAACAAAGGAGAGTGATGTCACAGACCAACCGCCTCAGAGCAGAGGTCTTCAAAAAG AAACTTCTGGATCAAGTCCTCCAGAGAAACACAGACTGA